From the Acidobacteriota bacterium genome, one window contains:
- a CDS encoding sigma-70 family RNA polymerase sigma factor: protein MAFLPKSVLPRVHTHFSVQSLADCNQPVSACAPTSNRGYARASITVPSSTALLKKGRRSTFAMPSTYSQATAVRVGSSSIATSADAYAIPVLPTITSQCTQPDPWHREELMLAHLPQVRMVARGLWKRQCFAVDIDDLIGYGTLGLLDAIGKYDPSRGILLKTYAEHRIRGAILDGLRGMNWLSRSARKKVKSLRDNAPTQDSDPIHELANNGLADPQPSTPHYATKLDAPPKLPMPTASVFSSGGLNEMERLYHNSRAAKYSYRSEATPEHLMARKQQGTLLAMAIADLSERHRQVLDLYYRREMSMRQIADLLGVHESRISQLHLAAITQLRKTLTNPTAGARTSSEKAPKNRAADSRFTVNRMTAMAG, encoded by the coding sequence ATGGCATTTCTTCCCAAATCGGTCCTCCCGCGTGTCCACACCCACTTCTCTGTTCAATCATTAGCAGATTGCAATCAACCGGTTAGCGCTTGCGCTCCCACCTCAAATCGTGGCTACGCACGTGCTTCCATCACCGTGCCCTCTTCCACTGCCCTATTGAAGAAGGGCAGGAGATCAACATTCGCGATGCCCTCAACTTATTCTCAAGCTACTGCGGTACGTGTTGGTTCTAGTTCGATAGCCACTTCCGCCGATGCATACGCTATCCCCGTATTGCCCACAATCACCTCGCAGTGCACGCAACCCGATCCGTGGCATCGCGAGGAACTGATGCTCGCGCATCTGCCGCAGGTTCGCATGGTAGCCAGAGGTCTCTGGAAGCGACAGTGCTTTGCGGTGGACATCGATGACCTGATTGGCTATGGGACACTTGGCTTACTCGACGCCATTGGTAAGTACGATCCCAGCCGCGGCATCCTGCTCAAGACATACGCAGAGCACCGCATACGCGGCGCAATTTTGGATGGGCTACGGGGCATGAACTGGCTGTCACGCAGCGCTCGCAAAAAAGTGAAGAGCCTCCGAGACAATGCTCCGACACAAGACTCCGATCCCATCCATGAATTGGCCAATAATGGATTAGCCGACCCGCAGCCGTCGACTCCGCATTACGCCACGAAGTTGGACGCCCCCCCCAAGCTTCCAATGCCAACTGCCTCTGTATTTTCATCAGGGGGACTGAATGAAATGGAGCGGCTCTACCATAATTCCCGCGCCGCAAAGTATTCGTATCGCAGCGAGGCTACGCCTGAACATCTAATGGCTCGCAAGCAGCAAGGGACCCTCCTGGCGATGGCAATTGCAGACCTCTCCGAGCGGCACCGGCAAGTCCTGGACCTCTACTATCGGCGCGAGATGAGCATGCGGCAAATCGCCGACCTGCTCGGCGTACATGAATCCAGAATTTCGCAACTCCATCTGGCCGCCATCACGCAACTTCGCAAAACGCTGACGAACCCGACCGCTGGGGCAAGAACTTCTTCGGAAAAAGCGCCCAAGAACCGGGCAGCGGATTCCCGATTTACGGTGAACAGAATGACCGCTATGGCTGGCTAG
- a CDS encoding dTDP-4-dehydrorhamnose 3,5-epimerase yields the protein MIQTAPRADIRSIAQSEKLNLAVRLHGERSQGAVISAPGSPKLISGVLLEALAIHPDDRGYFEEVFRVGKGLASELAGAQELQVSAALSYAGTIKAIHFHLRQTDLWTPVLGLMQVVLYDLRVDSPTFGQTNTIYSGVLRPLQILIPPGVGHGYKVVGPDPALLVYATDRFYDPSDEWRISWNDPDINYDWDTQKK from the coding sequence ATGATTCAAACAGCGCCGCGGGCGGACATCCGCTCCATTGCCCAATCGGAAAAACTTAATTTGGCCGTTCGGCTGCATGGTGAGCGCAGCCAAGGCGCGGTGATCTCAGCTCCAGGGTCGCCAAAATTAATTTCCGGCGTGTTGCTGGAAGCCCTGGCCATACATCCCGACGACCGCGGATATTTCGAGGAAGTTTTCCGTGTTGGCAAGGGGCTGGCCAGCGAGTTGGCGGGAGCGCAAGAATTACAAGTTTCCGCCGCGCTCTCTTATGCCGGAACGATCAAAGCGATTCATTTTCATCTGCGCCAAACTGATCTATGGACGCCGGTATTGGGACTGATGCAGGTGGTCCTCTACGATCTGCGTGTGGATTCACCCACATTTGGACAGACCAACACCATCTACTCGGGCGTGCTCCGCCCGTTGCAGATATTGATTCCCCCGGGCGTGGGGCACGGATATAAAGTGGTTGGTCCCGATCCCGCACTTCTCGTTTATGCCACGGATCGTTTCTATGATCCCAGCGACGAATGGCGCATTTCCTGGAATGATCCCGACATTAATTACGACTGGGATACGCAGAAAAAGTAA
- a CDS encoding carbamoyltransferase, with translation MPEATSPNILGVSASSHDAAAALLQGGRMVAAIEEEKLSRVRRTHGLPQQAIRYCLDQAGLRAADIQFVSVARPLRDRARGSQSAETWIPAWLKTEFSSAKVILVDHHACHAAAAFYPSPFDRALVLVLDESGDGKSASLSLGSGLDIEPLSDATFPDSLGNLFSRVAALAVFASFGEEHKLQWLSTAGTPRYAQVFRNILAMQPGALLSVDQSYLLAGEGARGGFAGKFFEACELPLSGEFTEIQRVDLAASLQLVVNETVELLVGAHLQRTESENLCLGGGVALNSLLISHLESSTKFGGVFVQPAAGNAGNAVGAALHCAHTHLRLASRTPLDHLFFGPEFSDEAIKDVLENSKLSFRYLPQRKDIITAAVDVLKGDRILGWFQGRAEFGPRALGARSILASPLGQYVNENLNQYVKHREKYRPFAAAVPEESASEYFEFSGSARFLTSVGRVKQKHLDRFASNLLVTQSEPGSTEGTMENRIRVQIVNKTSNRYLWDLLDAFGKATGVPVLFNTSFNLFGEPMVCSPRDAIRSFYCSGLDHLMIGPFSLAK, from the coding sequence ATGCCCGAGGCAACTTCGCCGAATATCTTGGGAGTTTCCGCCAGCAGCCATGATGCTGCGGCCGCATTGCTGCAAGGCGGTCGCATGGTAGCCGCCATTGAGGAAGAGAAGCTCTCGCGCGTGCGCAGGACTCACGGGCTTCCGCAACAGGCGATTCGATACTGTCTTGACCAAGCTGGCTTGCGTGCTGCTGATATCCAGTTTGTCTCCGTGGCTCGTCCCCTCAGGGACCGTGCGCGCGGGTCCCAATCGGCGGAGACATGGATTCCTGCGTGGCTGAAGACGGAATTTTCTTCGGCAAAAGTAATCCTTGTGGATCATCACGCCTGCCACGCCGCGGCAGCATTCTACCCTTCTCCATTTGATCGAGCTTTGGTGCTGGTACTGGATGAATCGGGCGACGGAAAGTCCGCCAGTCTATCACTGGGCAGCGGTCTCGATATCGAACCTCTCTCCGATGCCACATTCCCGGACTCGCTGGGCAATCTCTTTAGCCGTGTCGCGGCACTGGCGGTATTTGCTTCGTTCGGAGAAGAGCACAAACTGCAATGGTTGAGCACCGCCGGCACGCCCCGCTACGCCCAAGTCTTTCGGAACATCCTTGCAATGCAACCGGGTGCGCTGCTCAGTGTGGATCAGAGCTACTTGCTTGCCGGCGAGGGAGCGCGCGGCGGATTTGCCGGCAAGTTTTTCGAGGCCTGCGAGCTTCCGCTTTCAGGAGAATTCACAGAGATACAGCGTGTCGACTTGGCCGCCAGTCTTCAGTTGGTCGTGAATGAAACGGTGGAGTTGCTGGTGGGAGCCCACCTTCAGAGGACTGAATCTGAAAATCTTTGCCTGGGCGGTGGCGTCGCTCTGAACTCTCTGCTGATCAGTCATCTGGAAAGCTCCACAAAGTTTGGTGGTGTATTTGTTCAGCCAGCCGCGGGCAACGCGGGTAACGCCGTAGGCGCGGCGCTCCATTGCGCGCACACGCATTTGCGCCTCGCCTCCCGCACGCCTCTCGATCACTTGTTTTTCGGCCCAGAGTTTAGCGATGAAGCGATCAAGGACGTGCTGGAAAACTCGAAACTCAGTTTTCGCTACTTGCCGCAGCGTAAGGATATAATCACCGCCGCGGTGGATGTCCTGAAGGGCGACAGGATACTGGGCTGGTTTCAGGGACGCGCCGAATTCGGCCCACGCGCGCTCGGAGCACGGAGCATCCTGGCTTCGCCTCTGGGTCAATACGTTAACGAGAACCTGAATCAGTACGTAAAGCATCGTGAAAAATACCGGCCATTCGCCGCCGCCGTTCCCGAGGAGTCTGCGTCGGAATACTTTGAATTCTCGGGATCGGCGAGGTTCCTGACTTCGGTGGGACGCGTGAAGCAAAAGCATCTTGATCGGTTTGCATCCAATTTGTTGGTGACGCAGTCCGAGCCAGGGTCCACCGAGGGAACAATGGAGAATCGCATTCGAGTGCAAATTGTTAACAAGACCAGCAATCGATATTTATGGGATTTGCTGGATGCCTTTGGAAAAGCCACCGGAGTTCCGGTGCTGTTCAATACATCCTTCAATCTATTCGGTGAGCCAATGGTATGTTCTCCCCGCGACGCTATTCGTAGCTTCTACTGCTCGGGACTTGACCATCTGATGATCGGTCCATTTAGTCTTGCCAAGTAG
- a CDS encoding ABC transporter substrate-binding protein → MSKQEITIAHSPDSDDAFMFYALATNKVTSPTLSFQHTLKDIEKLNQEAHEGVWDLTAISFHAYPYVADKYCLMPCGGSMGDGYGPMVVSQRSSMQASDLRGKKIAVPGLLTTAYLVLKIYEPDFKPVVVPFDKILDAVQEGSVDAGLLIHEGQLTYRRQAAHCVLDMGKWWKEKFQLPLPLGGNGIRRTFSPELRAEMARLLHDSVQYALDHRQEALAYAMQFARDLETELADRFVGMYVNSYTLKYGDDGKKGIGKLFDLAFERGLIPNRPAVEY, encoded by the coding sequence ATGTCTAAACAAGAAATTACGATTGCCCACAGCCCGGACTCCGACGACGCATTCATGTTCTATGCGTTGGCGACGAACAAAGTTACCTCCCCCACGCTCTCCTTTCAGCACACGTTGAAGGACATTGAGAAACTCAATCAGGAGGCGCACGAGGGGGTCTGGGATCTGACCGCCATCTCGTTCCATGCCTATCCTTACGTTGCGGATAAGTATTGCTTAATGCCCTGTGGTGGGAGCATGGGCGATGGCTACGGTCCGATGGTCGTTTCGCAGCGCTCTTCCATGCAGGCTTCCGACCTGCGCGGAAAGAAGATCGCCGTGCCCGGCCTGCTGACCACCGCGTACCTGGTCTTGAAGATTTACGAGCCGGATTTTAAGCCCGTGGTGGTTCCTTTCGATAAGATACTGGATGCGGTGCAGGAAGGCAGTGTGGACGCTGGCTTGCTGATTCATGAAGGTCAGCTCACCTACCGGCGGCAAGCTGCCCACTGTGTTCTGGATATGGGAAAGTGGTGGAAGGAAAAGTTCCAATTGCCACTGCCCTTGGGGGGCAATGGCATCCGGCGGACGTTTTCTCCTGAACTGCGCGCCGAGATGGCCCGCCTCCTGCATGATAGCGTGCAATACGCGCTTGACCACCGCCAGGAAGCTCTGGCGTACGCCATGCAATTTGCCCGGGACCTGGAAACAGAATTGGCGGATCGCTTCGTGGGAATGTACGTCAACTCGTACACGCTGAAATACGGCGATGACGGGAAGAAGGGCATCGGGAAGCTTTTCGATCTGGCCTTTGAACGCGGGTTGATTCCCAACCGGCCAGCCGTGGAATACTAG
- a CDS encoding phosphoribosylaminoimidazolesuccinocarboxamide synthase, producing the protein MSMVLTQTIFPGLQPVARGKVRDIYSADGGLVMVATDRISAYDCILGTPIPLKGRVLTQLSIFWFDLLQDIIPHHLLTADPAMFPAPFPQFADQLDGRAMFVKQARPIPIECVVRGYLSGSAWKEYKASGQTAGITLSTGLRESDRLNEPMFTPATKAQSGHDENISFEQMVSQTGKTLATHLRDVSIALYQKASAYARDRGVMLADTKFEFGIESGTEDGSSEGKVILIDEALTPDSSRYWPLAQYQPGGPQPSYDKQFVRDYVESIGWNKQLPAPQLPADVVAKTTQKYLEIFSLLTGRELA; encoded by the coding sequence ATGAGCATGGTACTGACACAGACTATTTTCCCCGGCCTCCAGCCGGTCGCAAGGGGAAAGGTGCGCGACATCTACAGTGCCGATGGCGGATTGGTCATGGTGGCCACCGATCGCATCTCCGCCTACGACTGCATCCTCGGCACGCCAATTCCTCTAAAGGGGAGAGTGTTGACGCAGTTGTCGATTTTTTGGTTTGATCTGTTGCAGGACATCATTCCGCACCACCTGCTGACGGCCGACCCGGCAATGTTTCCAGCACCGTTTCCGCAGTTCGCCGATCAACTGGATGGCCGCGCGATGTTCGTCAAGCAGGCCAGGCCGATACCGATTGAATGCGTGGTGCGAGGATACCTTTCGGGCTCGGCATGGAAGGAATATAAAGCCAGCGGGCAAACCGCAGGCATCACTCTTTCAACAGGACTGCGAGAATCCGACCGGCTGAATGAGCCGATGTTCACGCCCGCCACCAAAGCGCAGTCTGGACACGACGAGAATATCTCATTCGAGCAAATGGTCAGTCAGACGGGCAAGACCTTGGCCACCCATTTGCGCGACGTTAGCATTGCTCTCTATCAGAAGGCATCCGCCTATGCACGAGATCGTGGCGTGATGCTGGCCGACACCAAGTTTGAGTTTGGAATTGAGTCTGGCACGGAAGACGGCAGCAGCGAGGGTAAAGTGATTTTGATCGATGAGGCGCTTACTCCGGACTCCTCGCGCTACTGGCCGCTGGCGCAGTATCAGCCCGGCGGACCGCAGCCCTCATATGACAAGCAGTTTGTCCGCGACTATGTTGAGTCGATTGGTTGGAATAAGCAGCTGCCGGCGCCGCAATTGCCAGCCGACGTCGTCGCGAAGACCACCCAGAAATATCTGGAAATATTCAGTCTATTGACGGGCCGTGAGTTGGCCTAG
- a CDS encoding histidine kinase, with amino-acid sequence MRDLIEKLIAQMVETGVFFQDAVSEFEKKYIRKVLEQSGGNQSKAAKALGMHRNTLGRKMEEYHLAARNGSRSKASRAPRAKRPK; translated from the coding sequence GTGAGAGACCTGATCGAAAAATTGATCGCGCAGATGGTGGAGACGGGAGTCTTCTTCCAGGATGCGGTGTCGGAGTTCGAGAAAAAATATATTCGCAAGGTTCTGGAGCAGTCCGGCGGCAACCAATCCAAGGCTGCTAAGGCACTCGGCATGCACCGCAACACGCTCGGTCGGAAGATGGAGGAATACCACCTCGCCGCGCGGAACGGATCGCGCTCCAAGGCCTCTCGGGCTCCTCGCGCCAAGCGCCCCAAATAG
- a CDS encoding glycosyltransferase family 2 protein, which yields MEGISAVFPAYNDAGTIGQLVKKTFHLIAATGRDFEIVVVDDGSADDTAAVLEQTQAELGPRLHFIRHPKNRGYGAALRSGFKAARKELVFYTDGDGQYDPGELSLLLAKMTSSIDLVNGYKIKRHDPLYRIVVGKVYNRFVRLAFQLKVRDVDCDFRLVRRELLNQAHLESDSGVICVEMVHKLQRLGCRLTEVPVHHYPRLVGSSQFFRLRAVTETLLQLVRLFLKRSSPIRPLSQELPESTIK from the coding sequence TTGGAAGGAATCTCTGCTGTCTTTCCCGCATACAATGATGCGGGTACAATTGGCCAACTAGTCAAGAAGACATTCCACCTGATTGCAGCCACTGGACGTGACTTCGAGATTGTCGTAGTGGATGATGGCAGCGCGGATGACACCGCGGCTGTTCTGGAGCAAACCCAGGCGGAGCTAGGCCCACGCCTTCACTTTATTCGTCACCCGAAAAATCGCGGCTACGGCGCTGCGTTGCGTTCCGGCTTTAAGGCCGCGCGCAAGGAATTGGTGTTCTATACTGACGGCGATGGCCAGTACGATCCGGGCGAGTTGAGTCTGCTGCTTGCCAAAATGACCAGCTCGATTGATCTGGTGAATGGTTATAAAATCAAGCGCCACGATCCGCTGTATCGCATCGTGGTGGGCAAGGTCTATAACCGGTTTGTGCGGCTGGCATTTCAATTGAAAGTCCGGGACGTAGATTGTGACTTCCGGCTGGTCCGCCGCGAACTTTTGAATCAGGCGCATTTGGAATCTGACTCCGGCGTGATCTGTGTGGAGATGGTTCACAAGCTGCAGCGACTCGGCTGTCGGCTCACAGAAGTTCCTGTGCATCATTATCCGCGACTGGTGGGCAGTTCCCAGTTCTTCCGCTTGCGAGCCGTAACGGAAACCCTCCTGCAGCTTGTCCGCCTTTTCTTGAAGAGGTCTTCCCCGATCCGGCCTTTATCGCAGGAATTGCCTGAGTCCACGATAAAGTAA
- a CDS encoding NAD-dependent epimerase/dehydratase family protein produces MMFKKHDPISVQDDPQRTYWRESSLDSYYRGLSVLVTGGCGFIGSNLVHRLVELGANVTVIDSLVPGCGWHHANLDGAVDKIRLSFSDMRDAVAMRPLIEGQRIVFNLAGEISHISSMRDPQRDLSLNASAQLSFLDVCRLHNPSATIVYASSRQVYGSARYLGVDELHPINPVDYNGVHKLTAEGYHSLLRNQFGVRTISLRLGNIYGPRQGIHQDCRGFIDSFMRIASTGEQLVVFGDGTQVRGMLYVDDAVDAFLRAGAAGPLASAVYNIGNPTPISLIDIARQLARVFDGPEPRTVPFPEESKAIDIGDFYQNTERARCELGWAPRVGFADGLKRTLDFFRPRISERLHAGKPPIS; encoded by the coding sequence TTGATGTTCAAAAAACACGATCCAATATCGGTACAGGATGACCCCCAAAGAACGTATTGGCGGGAGTCCTCCCTGGATTCATATTACAGGGGCTTGTCGGTTCTGGTTACCGGGGGCTGTGGATTCATCGGTAGCAATCTGGTTCATCGGCTGGTGGAGCTGGGTGCAAACGTAACCGTTATCGATTCCCTTGTGCCGGGTTGTGGCTGGCATCATGCAAATCTAGATGGAGCGGTCGATAAGATACGACTCTCATTCTCGGACATGCGAGATGCCGTTGCGATGCGCCCGCTAATTGAAGGGCAGCGCATTGTCTTCAATCTGGCGGGCGAGATCAGCCACATCAGCAGTATGCGTGATCCGCAACGCGACCTGAGTCTGAACGCCTCCGCTCAACTTTCGTTTCTCGACGTTTGCCGCCTGCATAATCCTTCGGCCACCATCGTTTATGCCAGTTCGCGCCAGGTTTATGGCAGCGCGCGCTATCTGGGTGTTGATGAGCTGCATCCCATCAACCCTGTGGACTATAACGGCGTGCATAAGCTGACGGCGGAGGGTTATCACTCTTTGTTGCGGAATCAGTTCGGAGTGCGGACGATCAGCCTGCGCCTCGGGAATATCTACGGACCGCGACAGGGTATTCACCAGGATTGCCGTGGGTTCATTGATTCCTTCATGCGCATTGCCTCGACTGGTGAACAATTAGTGGTTTTTGGCGACGGAACCCAAGTGCGCGGCATGCTCTATGTGGACGATGCCGTAGACGCTTTTCTGCGCGCTGGCGCTGCGGGGCCGTTGGCCAGCGCAGTGTATAATATTGGCAATCCCACCCCCATTTCATTGATCGACATTGCGCGGCAACTGGCACGCGTTTTTGACGGCCCGGAACCGCGAACCGTCCCATTTCCAGAAGAAAGCAAAGCCATCGATATTGGCGATTTTTATCAAAACACGGAGCGTGCCCGTTGTGAGTTGGGCTGGGCACCGCGCGTTGGATTTGCAGATGGCCTGAAGCGAACGCTGGATTTTTTCAGACCCCGAATCTCTGAAAGGCTCCATGCCGGCAAGCCTCCCATTTCTTAA
- a CDS encoding DegT/DnrJ/EryC1/StrS family aminotransferase — MPASLPFLNLPLADPARRRRYQQALVRVLSGGQLILGREVAAFEREFARYCGACECVAVGNGTDALQIALKLSGVMAGQQQEVITTPLTASFTAHAIVAAGARPVFADVDPGTLLIDPALVSRAMNARTAALLPVHLYGQACDLKTLGTLARKSHVPLIQDAAQAHGTFYRDRPIAEYSDLSCYSFYPTKNLGALGDGGALVVNRAETAHSARLIRDGGRAGSHVARVEAVNSRLDELQAAFLRLHLAELEQWNRRREELAALYDQLIGALQIDEIKPIARAAGSRSFFHLYVVRIAWKARRPRTRRDSLRTFLQSRGIETGIHYEHALHLHPAFRRFGYAPGDFPHSELAVQQICSLPMHPFLSRRDVGRVVRAVADFFRK; from the coding sequence ATGCCGGCAAGCCTCCCATTTCTTAACCTTCCGCTTGCGGATCCCGCCAGGCGCCGCCGTTATCAGCAGGCGCTGGTGCGCGTGCTGTCCGGCGGCCAGTTGATTCTGGGCAGGGAAGTTGCTGCATTCGAGCGCGAATTCGCGCGCTATTGCGGGGCGTGTGAGTGCGTGGCTGTCGGCAACGGAACCGATGCGTTGCAGATTGCGCTGAAACTCAGCGGGGTAATGGCGGGTCAGCAACAGGAAGTAATCACGACTCCGCTGACGGCGTCCTTCACTGCGCATGCCATCGTTGCCGCCGGGGCCCGGCCCGTTTTCGCCGATGTCGATCCCGGCACGCTGCTGATTGATCCCGCACTAGTGTCCAGAGCTATGAATGCCAGAACGGCGGCGCTGCTTCCAGTACACCTCTATGGGCAGGCCTGCGATCTAAAGACACTGGGAACGTTGGCTCGCAAATCCCATGTGCCGCTCATACAGGATGCCGCGCAGGCCCACGGCACGTTCTATCGCGACCGGCCTATCGCCGAATATTCCGACCTTTCCTGCTACAGCTTCTATCCCACCAAGAATCTTGGTGCGCTTGGCGATGGAGGGGCGTTGGTGGTGAACCGCGCCGAAACGGCGCACAGCGCGCGACTCATTCGGGATGGTGGGCGAGCGGGCAGCCACGTGGCCCGGGTCGAGGCTGTTAATAGCCGGCTCGATGAATTGCAGGCTGCATTTCTGCGGCTGCACCTGGCTGAACTGGAGCAATGGAATCGCCGCCGCGAGGAATTGGCTGCGCTCTACGACCAATTAATAGGCGCGCTGCAGATAGATGAAATAAAGCCGATCGCCCGAGCTGCCGGAAGCCGGTCATTCTTCCACTTATATGTTGTACGAATTGCATGGAAAGCGCGCCGACCGCGTACTCGCAGAGATTCCTTGCGGACGTTTCTGCAAAGTCGTGGGATCGAAACGGGGATACACTATGAACACGCGCTGCATCTGCATCCGGCCTTCCGCCGATTTGGCTATGCGCCGGGGGATTTCCCACATTCGGAACTCGCCGTCCAGCAAATATGTTCGTTGCCGATGCACCCCTTTCTTTCGCGCCGTGATGTTGGGCGAGTGGTTCGTGCAGTTGCTGATTTTTTTCGAAAGTAG
- a CDS encoding class I SAM-dependent methyltransferase, with protein MTPEELHNIFRTEQEFWWYDGMRAITKAFLDPAMPRDLLLGLDAGCGTGFNAQSLQSAYGLRMFGLDLAPLGIQYARKRGFLRSLAASTMELPFPSGSLDFLSSIDVLPVLPEGGDQKAMQEFARVLRPGGLLYLRSAAFHALRSRHSQFVAERRRYRGPEILRMIEASGMRPLRSTYANTFLSPVALLKFRVWEPLTQAPPQSGVGVIPPAWINRTLAAVLHSEAALLRRGWSFPFGQSWMVVAKKPPANFVAGNEKL; from the coding sequence ATGACACCAGAAGAGCTGCACAACATATTCCGAACCGAGCAAGAGTTCTGGTGGTATGACGGAATGCGCGCCATCACCAAGGCCTTTCTTGATCCGGCGATGCCACGCGACTTGCTCTTAGGGCTGGACGCTGGTTGCGGCACCGGCTTTAACGCCCAGAGCCTTCAGTCTGCCTATGGCCTGCGCATGTTCGGCTTGGATCTGGCGCCGCTGGGCATTCAATATGCGCGTAAGCGCGGGTTCCTGCGCTCTCTGGCCGCCTCGACGATGGAGTTGCCGTTTCCCAGCGGCAGCCTGGACTTTCTGAGCTCTATCGATGTGCTTCCAGTGCTCCCCGAGGGTGGCGATCAAAAGGCCATGCAGGAATTTGCGCGGGTGCTACGGCCTGGCGGATTGCTTTACCTGCGCTCGGCGGCGTTTCACGCGCTACGTAGCCGGCACTCGCAGTTTGTGGCCGAACGCCGCCGCTATCGGGGTCCCGAGATTCTCCGCATGATCGAGGCCTCAGGGATGCGCCCGCTGCGCAGTACCTATGCGAACACCTTCCTGTCTCCTGTCGCGCTGCTGAAGTTTCGCGTCTGGGAGCCTCTCACGCAGGCGCCGCCGCAGTCTGGAGTGGGAGTGATTCCGCCCGCGTGGATCAATCGAACGCTCGCCGCAGTGCTGCATTCTGAGGCAGCGCTTTTGCGGCGTGGTTGGAGCTTTCCCTTCGGCCAATCCTGGATGGTGGTGGCGAAAAAGCCGCCTGCGAATTTTGTGGCCGGAAATGAAAAGTTATAA
- the mreD gene encoding rod shape-determining protein MreD, translating into MALYSSTRDSKVEIYRVNPIILCLLAVFALALQSYLPIPLPSTRYLDFPLLVVVYYGLTRRNAISGLLVGSIIGIAQDSLTRGPLGMIGIVKTVIGYVTTFLSVRFDVDSRGFRFTISFVSYWLNYLLLVLMSLLLVHSPIPVEIGVRLVASIVNSVIGVLLFSLSDRFRRQT; encoded by the coding sequence ATGGCTCTGTATTCGTCCACTCGCGACTCCAAAGTAGAAATCTACCGGGTCAATCCAATCATCCTCTGCTTGCTTGCAGTATTCGCGTTGGCTCTGCAATCCTATCTGCCGATTCCCCTGCCCTCGACACGTTACCTGGACTTTCCCCTGCTGGTGGTTGTTTACTACGGTTTGACGCGTCGCAATGCGATTAGCGGTCTGCTGGTTGGCTCGATCATCGGCATCGCGCAGGATTCGCTCACTCGGGGTCCGCTGGGGATGATTGGAATTGTAAAGACGGTTATCGGATATGTTACTACCTTCTTGAGCGTTCGATTTGACGTGGATAGCCGCGGCTTTCGTTTCACTATCTCTTTTGTTTCTTATTGGCTGAACTATCTATTGCTGGTACTGATGAGCCTGCTTCTGGTACACTCGCCGATCCCGGTGGAAATTGGCGTCAGGCTGGTCGCCTCTATTGTAAATAGCGTAATTGGTGTGCTACTGTTTTCACTGTCGGACCGATTTCGGCGACAAACCTAG